The window GCTCGGTCTGGCCACCGCGGTGTCGGTGCAGATCGTCGGCGCGCTGCTCGTGCTGTCGCTGCTCGTCACCCCGGCGGCCGCGGCCCTGCGGCTCAGCTCGCACCCGGTCGTCGTGCCGGTGCTGTCCACGGTGTTCGCCGTGGTGTCGGTCGTCGGTGGCATCCTGCTCGCACTCGGCGGCGGTCTGCCGATCAGCCCCTACGTGACGACCATCTCGTTCGCGATCTGGGTGGTCTGCCGGATCGTCGGGGCCAGGCGCGACCGCCGTGGACGCGACCGGGTCGTCCGCCGCGACCAGCGTGGCGGGGGCGCACCGGGCCTCCCGTCCGGAACGAACGGAACCGGAACCACCGGAGCCGGAACCGGAACCACCGGAGCCGGAACCGGAACCACCGGGACGAAGCCGGCAGCCGGCCAGAAGGAAGAGGTGCCAGCATGAACGCCGTGCAGAAGGTCAAGCGGAACACGTGGCAGCGCGAAGCGGTGCGCGGTGCCCTCGACTCCACCGAGGGGTTCGTCAGTGCGCAGGCGCTGCACCAGCACCTGCGTGACGAGGGCTCGACGATCGGTCTCGCCACCGTCTACCGGGCGCTCGCCGATCTCGCGACCGAGGGCGACGCCGACTCGTTGCAGCAGGACGGCGAATCGCTGTACCGGGCGTGCACGACGGACGCGCACCACCACCACCTGATCTGCCGGAACTGCGGCCGGACCGTCGAG of the Curtobacterium sp. TC1 genome contains:
- a CDS encoding Fur family transcriptional regulator; protein product: MNAVQKVKRNTWQREAVRGALDSTEGFVSAQALHQHLRDEGSTIGLATVYRALADLATEGDADSLQQDGESLYRACTTDAHHHHLICRNCGRTVEIEADPVEQWAQDVAAANGFTNASHVVDIFGECAVCTAAGAGTGTGSPTGDAAGE